From a region of the Synchiropus splendidus isolate RoL2022-P1 chromosome 12, RoL_Sspl_1.0, whole genome shotgun sequence genome:
- the vta1 gene encoding vacuolar protein sorting-associated protein VTA1 homolog isoform X1 has product MALPPQLKPIQHHIRTAQEHEKRDPVVAYYCRLFAVQSGMKLDSKSPECRKFLVRLMDQLEAMKKEMSDNDSITQDVVGNAHIENYALKLFMYADNEDRAGHFHKNMIKSFFTASLLLDVLSVFGELSEENVQQRKYARWKATYIHQCLKNGETPQSGPMALEQLDEAAAGEDDEPGFSRGGSFSGPPLDPNPAPIGFNPAPDSSNINSIHVQPGAHAPANTPADLHPPPEAAKPVPTPRTATNLAPSSPDPQPGGFQLTPEDFTQAQKYCKYAGSALQYEDVNTAVQNLQKALRLLTTGRE; this is encoded by the exons ATGGCACTGCCGCCTCAGCTCAAGCCCATACAGCACCACATCCGAACCGCACAGGAGCACGAGAAACGGGACCCCGTGGTCGCTTATTACT GTCGACTCTTCGCCGTCCAGAGTGGCATGAAGCTGGACAGTAAAAGTCCTGAGTGCAGGAAGTTCCTGGTCAGGTTGATGGACCAGCTTGAGGCG atgaagaaggaaatgagCGACAATGACTCCATCACTCAGGACGTAGTGGGAAACGCCCACATCGAGAATTACGCGCTCAAGTTGTTCATGTACGCCGACAACGAGGACCGCGCCGGGCACTTCCACAA GAACATGATCAAGTCTTTCTTCACCGCCAGTCTCCTGCTGGACGTCCTGTCCGTGTTCGGTGAACTCTCAGAGGAG AACGTCCAGCAGAGGAAGTATGCGCGATGGAAAGCCACTTACATCCACCAATGTCTGAAGAACGGAGAGACGCCGCAGTCAGGTCCCATGGCCTTGGAGCAGCTTGATGAAGCAG ctgcaggtgaagatgatgaGCCAGGTTTCTCTCGAGGAGGGTCCTTCAGCGGACCTCCGTTAGACCCCAACCCGGCTCCAATCGGTTTCAACCCCGCCCCAGACTCTTCGAACATCAACAGCATCCACGTTCAACCGGGTGCCCACGCCCCAGCCAACACTCCTGCGGACCTGCACCCGCCACCAG AAGCAGCCAAACCCGTCCCAACACCACGGACAGCGACCAACCTGGCGCCATCCTCTCCGGACCCTCAGCCAG GTGGGTTCCAGCTCACACCCGAGGACTTCACTCAGGCTCAGAAGTACTGCAAGTACGCCGGCAGCGCCCTCCAGTACGAAGACGTCAACACCGCCGTCCAGAACCTGCAGAAGGCCCTGCGGCTGCTCACCACCGGCCGAGAGTGA
- the gje1a gene encoding gap junction epsilon-1 protein isoform X2 — protein sequence MNNTPPGLRLLRPPTVIGQFHTLFFGSVRMFFLGVLGFAVYGNEALHFSCDPDRRELNLYCYNQFRPITPQVFWALQLVTVLVPGAVFHLYAACKNIDQEEILERPVYTVFYIISVLLRIVLEVIAFWLQSHLFGFQVLPLYMCDASALEHTFNVTKCMVPEHFEKTIFLSAMYTFTVITILLCVAEIFEILCRRLGYLNNH from the exons ATGAACAACACGCCGCCAGGATTACGGTTG CTCAGGCCTCCGACTGTGATTGGACAGTTTCACACTTTGTTCTTCGGCTCGGTCCGAATGTTCTTCCTGGGAGTCCTGGGCTTCGCCGTCTACGGGAATGAGGCGCTGCACTTCAGCTGCGACCCGGACCGCCGGGAGCTCAACCTGTACTGCTACAACCAGTTCCGGCCCATCACGCCACAG GTCTTCTGGGCCCTGCAGCTAGTCACAGTCCTGGTGCCTGGCGCCGTCTTTCACCTGTACGCTGCCTGTAAGAACATCGATCAGGAGGAGATCCTGGAGCGGCCTGTCTACACCGTCTTCTACATCATCTCAGTCCTGCTGCGCATTGTCCTGGAGGTCATCGCCTTCTGGCTGCAGAGCCACCTGTTTGGCTTCCAG GTTCTGCCGCTCTACATGTGTGACGCCAGCGCCCTTGAACACACCTTCAATGTCACCAAGTGTATGGTTCCTGAGCACTTTGAGAAGACCATCTTCCTGAGCGCCATGTACACCTTCACCGTCATCACCATCCTGCTCTGCGTGGCTGAGATCTTTGAGATCCTCTGCCGACGACTTGGTTACCTCAACAACCACTGA
- the gje1a gene encoding gap junction epsilon-1 protein isoform X1: MSLNYIKNFYEGCLRPPTVIGQFHTLFFGSVRMFFLGVLGFAVYGNEALHFSCDPDRRELNLYCYNQFRPITPQVFWALQLVTVLVPGAVFHLYAACKNIDQEEILERPVYTVFYIISVLLRIVLEVIAFWLQSHLFGFQVLPLYMCDASALEHTFNVTKCMVPEHFEKTIFLSAMYTFTVITILLCVAEIFEILCRRLGYLNNH, from the exons ATGTCTCTAAACTACATCAAAAACTTCTATGAAGGCTGC CTCAGGCCTCCGACTGTGATTGGACAGTTTCACACTTTGTTCTTCGGCTCGGTCCGAATGTTCTTCCTGGGAGTCCTGGGCTTCGCCGTCTACGGGAATGAGGCGCTGCACTTCAGCTGCGACCCGGACCGCCGGGAGCTCAACCTGTACTGCTACAACCAGTTCCGGCCCATCACGCCACAG GTCTTCTGGGCCCTGCAGCTAGTCACAGTCCTGGTGCCTGGCGCCGTCTTTCACCTGTACGCTGCCTGTAAGAACATCGATCAGGAGGAGATCCTGGAGCGGCCTGTCTACACCGTCTTCTACATCATCTCAGTCCTGCTGCGCATTGTCCTGGAGGTCATCGCCTTCTGGCTGCAGAGCCACCTGTTTGGCTTCCAG GTTCTGCCGCTCTACATGTGTGACGCCAGCGCCCTTGAACACACCTTCAATGTCACCAAGTGTATGGTTCCTGAGCACTTTGAGAAGACCATCTTCCTGAGCGCCATGTACACCTTCACCGTCATCACCATCCTGCTCTGCGTGGCTGAGATCTTTGAGATCCTCTGCCGACGACTTGGTTACCTCAACAACCACTGA
- the vta1 gene encoding vacuolar protein sorting-associated protein VTA1 homolog isoform X4 produces the protein MKKEMSDNDSITQDVVGNAHIENYALKLFMYADNEDRAGHFHKNMIKSFFTASLLLDVLSVFGELSEENVQQRKYARWKATYIHQCLKNGETPQSGPMALEQLDEAAAGEDDEPGFSRGGSFSGPPLDPNPAPIGFNPAPDSSNINSIHVQPGAHAPANTPADLHPPPEAAKPVPTPRTATNLAPSSPDPQPGGFQLTPEDFTQAQKYCKYAGSALQYEDVNTAVQNLQKALRLLTTGRE, from the exons atgaagaaggaaatgagCGACAATGACTCCATCACTCAGGACGTAGTGGGAAACGCCCACATCGAGAATTACGCGCTCAAGTTGTTCATGTACGCCGACAACGAGGACCGCGCCGGGCACTTCCACAA GAACATGATCAAGTCTTTCTTCACCGCCAGTCTCCTGCTGGACGTCCTGTCCGTGTTCGGTGAACTCTCAGAGGAG AACGTCCAGCAGAGGAAGTATGCGCGATGGAAAGCCACTTACATCCACCAATGTCTGAAGAACGGAGAGACGCCGCAGTCAGGTCCCATGGCCTTGGAGCAGCTTGATGAAGCAG ctgcaggtgaagatgatgaGCCAGGTTTCTCTCGAGGAGGGTCCTTCAGCGGACCTCCGTTAGACCCCAACCCGGCTCCAATCGGTTTCAACCCCGCCCCAGACTCTTCGAACATCAACAGCATCCACGTTCAACCGGGTGCCCACGCCCCAGCCAACACTCCTGCGGACCTGCACCCGCCACCAG AAGCAGCCAAACCCGTCCCAACACCACGGACAGCGACCAACCTGGCGCCATCCTCTCCGGACCCTCAGCCAG GTGGGTTCCAGCTCACACCCGAGGACTTCACTCAGGCTCAGAAGTACTGCAAGTACGCCGGCAGCGCCCTCCAGTACGAAGACGTCAACACCGCCGTCCAGAACCTGCAGAAGGCCCTGCGGCTGCTCACCACCGGCCGAGAGTGA
- the vta1 gene encoding vacuolar protein sorting-associated protein VTA1 homolog isoform X3, with amino-acid sequence MALPPQLKPIQHHIRTAQEHEKRDPVVAYYCRLFAVQSGMKLDSKSPECRKFLVRLMDQLEAMKKEMSDNDSITQDVVGNAHIENYALKLFMYADNEDRAGHFHKNMIKSFFTASLLLDVLSVFGELSEENVQQRKYARWKATYIHQCLKNGETPQSGPMALEQLDEAGEDDEPGFSRGGSFSGPPLDPNPAPIGFNPAPDSSNINSIHVQPGAHAPANTPADLHPPPEAAKPVPTPRTATNLAPSSPDPQPGGFQLTPEDFTQAQKYCKYAGSALQYEDVNTAVQNLQKALRLLTTGRE; translated from the exons ATGGCACTGCCGCCTCAGCTCAAGCCCATACAGCACCACATCCGAACCGCACAGGAGCACGAGAAACGGGACCCCGTGGTCGCTTATTACT GTCGACTCTTCGCCGTCCAGAGTGGCATGAAGCTGGACAGTAAAAGTCCTGAGTGCAGGAAGTTCCTGGTCAGGTTGATGGACCAGCTTGAGGCG atgaagaaggaaatgagCGACAATGACTCCATCACTCAGGACGTAGTGGGAAACGCCCACATCGAGAATTACGCGCTCAAGTTGTTCATGTACGCCGACAACGAGGACCGCGCCGGGCACTTCCACAA GAACATGATCAAGTCTTTCTTCACCGCCAGTCTCCTGCTGGACGTCCTGTCCGTGTTCGGTGAACTCTCAGAGGAG AACGTCCAGCAGAGGAAGTATGCGCGATGGAAAGCCACTTACATCCACCAATGTCTGAAGAACGGAGAGACGCCGCAGTCAGGTCCCATGGCCTTGGAGCAGCTTGATGAAGCAG gtgaagatgatgaGCCAGGTTTCTCTCGAGGAGGGTCCTTCAGCGGACCTCCGTTAGACCCCAACCCGGCTCCAATCGGTTTCAACCCCGCCCCAGACTCTTCGAACATCAACAGCATCCACGTTCAACCGGGTGCCCACGCCCCAGCCAACACTCCTGCGGACCTGCACCCGCCACCAG AAGCAGCCAAACCCGTCCCAACACCACGGACAGCGACCAACCTGGCGCCATCCTCTCCGGACCCTCAGCCAG GTGGGTTCCAGCTCACACCCGAGGACTTCACTCAGGCTCAGAAGTACTGCAAGTACGCCGGCAGCGCCCTCCAGTACGAAGACGTCAACACCGCCGTCCAGAACCTGCAGAAGGCCCTGCGGCTGCTCACCACCGGCCGAGAGTGA
- the vta1 gene encoding vacuolar protein sorting-associated protein VTA1 homolog isoform X2 produces the protein MALPPQLKPIQHHIRTAQEHEKRDPVVAYYCRLFAVQSGMKLDSKSPECRKFLVRLMDQLEAMKKEMSDNDSITQDVVGNAHIENYALKLFMYADNEDRAGHFHKNMIKSFFTASLLLDVLSVFGELSEENVQQRKYARWKATYIHQCLKNGETPQSGPMALEQLDEAAAGEDDEPGFSRGGSFSGPPLDPNPAPIGFNPAPDSSNINSIHVQPGAHAPANTPADLHPPPAAKPVPTPRTATNLAPSSPDPQPGGFQLTPEDFTQAQKYCKYAGSALQYEDVNTAVQNLQKALRLLTTGRE, from the exons ATGGCACTGCCGCCTCAGCTCAAGCCCATACAGCACCACATCCGAACCGCACAGGAGCACGAGAAACGGGACCCCGTGGTCGCTTATTACT GTCGACTCTTCGCCGTCCAGAGTGGCATGAAGCTGGACAGTAAAAGTCCTGAGTGCAGGAAGTTCCTGGTCAGGTTGATGGACCAGCTTGAGGCG atgaagaaggaaatgagCGACAATGACTCCATCACTCAGGACGTAGTGGGAAACGCCCACATCGAGAATTACGCGCTCAAGTTGTTCATGTACGCCGACAACGAGGACCGCGCCGGGCACTTCCACAA GAACATGATCAAGTCTTTCTTCACCGCCAGTCTCCTGCTGGACGTCCTGTCCGTGTTCGGTGAACTCTCAGAGGAG AACGTCCAGCAGAGGAAGTATGCGCGATGGAAAGCCACTTACATCCACCAATGTCTGAAGAACGGAGAGACGCCGCAGTCAGGTCCCATGGCCTTGGAGCAGCTTGATGAAGCAG ctgcaggtgaagatgatgaGCCAGGTTTCTCTCGAGGAGGGTCCTTCAGCGGACCTCCGTTAGACCCCAACCCGGCTCCAATCGGTTTCAACCCCGCCCCAGACTCTTCGAACATCAACAGCATCCACGTTCAACCGGGTGCCCACGCCCCAGCCAACACTCCTGCGGACCTGCACCCGCCACCAG CAGCCAAACCCGTCCCAACACCACGGACAGCGACCAACCTGGCGCCATCCTCTCCGGACCCTCAGCCAG GTGGGTTCCAGCTCACACCCGAGGACTTCACTCAGGCTCAGAAGTACTGCAAGTACGCCGGCAGCGCCCTCCAGTACGAAGACGTCAACACCGCCGTCCAGAACCTGCAGAAGGCCCTGCGGCTGCTCACCACCGGCCGAGAGTGA